A region from the Triplophysa rosa linkage group LG4, Trosa_1v2, whole genome shotgun sequence genome encodes:
- the npy2rl gene encoding neuropeptide Y receptor Y2, like, with amino-acid sequence MDSLNLINGSVGSKDLAIGEDSSDVTLNHALLELGDSTKLLGVQVVLILAYCTIILLGVVGNSLVIYVVFKFKTLRTVTNFFIANLAVADLLVNTLCLPFTLAYTLLGEWKFGQVLCFTLPYAQGLAVHVSTVTLNVIALDRHRCIIYHLDTRMSKDTCFLVIAVTWVISAVLASPLAIFREYGVVELSPDESIEVCTEKWPGSSTDGTIYSISMLLLQYVLPLAVICFAYIRIWSKLRNHVGPAGRNDRHQHRRKTTKMLVMMVVVFAFSWLPFHAFQLATDIDINVLVMKDFRLLYTIFHIVAMCSTFANPLLYGWMNRNYRSAFVAVFRCQERLNSLHAEAQGTTVRKKSKKALEAQDMVTPHLNATDV; translated from the exons CATCTGACGTGACCCTGAACCATGCCCTGCTAGAGCTGGGGGACAGCACCAAGCTTCTCGGTGTCCAGGTTGTCCTGATCCTGGCGTACTGTACCATCATTCTTTTGGGCGTGGTGGGGAACTCCCTGGTGATTTACGTTGTCTTCAAATTCAAGACGCTTCGCACCGTCACCAACTTCTTCATCGCAAACCTCGCCGTGGCTGATCTGCTCGTCAACACCTTGTGTCTCCCATTTACTCTGGCTTACACTCTACTGGGAGAATGGAAGTTCGGACAAGTTCTTTGTTTCACTCTTCCGTACGCTCAGGGTCTGGCCGTCCACGTTTCTACGGTTACTTTAAATGTAATTGCTCTGGATCGACACAGATGCATCATTTACCATCTAGATACCCGCATGTCGAAGGACACCTGCTTTCTGGTCATTGCTGTCACCTGGGTGATAAGCGCCGTTCTGGCAAGCCCGCTGGCCATCTTTAGGGAGTATGGGGTTGTGGAGCTGTCTCCAGATGAGTCCATTGAAGTTTGCACGGAGAAGTGGCCCGGGAGTAGCACAGATGGCACGATATACTC AATCTCTATGCTGTTGCTGCAGTATGTGCTGCCTCTAGCAGTCATCTGTTTCGCATACATCCGTATCTGGAGTAAACTCCGCAACCACGTCGGTCCAGCTGGCCGCAACGACAGGCACCAGCACCGACGCAAGACCACCAAGATGCTGGTGATGATG GTTGTGGTTTTTGCGTTTAGCTGGCTGCCTTTCCACGCCTTCCAGCTCGCCACTGACATCGACATCAACGTGCTGGTCATGAAGGACTTCCGTCTACTTTACACCATATTCCACATCGTAGCGATGTGCTCGACGTTCGCCAATCCGCTTCTATACGGCTGGATGAACCGGAACTACCGCTCTGCCTTCGTCGCCGTCTTCCGCTGCCAGGAACGCCTGAATTCTCTCCACGCCGAAGCCCAGGGCACGACGGTccgcaaaaaaagcaaaaaggcTTTGGAAGCCCAAGATATGGTGACGCCGCATCTCAATGCGACAGACGTCTGA